A part of Microbulbifer sp. MI-G genomic DNA contains:
- a CDS encoding DNA-3-methyladenine glycosylase 2 family protein: protein MTLDTAICARARQARDRRFDGRFFTAVKTTGIFCRPICPARAPLERNVTYFATAAEAADAGFRPCLRCRPDCAPGSPAWGLVSTTVQRALRLMRSEREPQSVERLAERLGISSRYLRRLFAEHLGMRPLAVWQTERALFAFRLLRDTPLTIAEIAYASGFNSLRRFNGVFKQLYQRTPSEVRRAGSVDGVAKGTPARVQLSLEYRPPLHWPQMLAFLGTRALAGVEHVEDGVYQRSFELDRFRGVLRVTHEPKQHRLLVEISSQGGATSLYLLNQRLRRLFDLDADSGAIAAVLRRDPLLARQLEMAPGLRLPGAWDPFETALRAILGQQISVAAATTIAGRLVARYGTAFVDETGTEHSLFPTPEQLAQADFAGLGLTRSRAKTLRGFVAATREGRIDFTQPSLDAWCKQVTALPGIGDWTAQYIAMRSLSMPDAFPASDLGILQALGSTNEKATPKAALARAEHWRPWRAYGALLLWQSLKSGERR, encoded by the coding sequence ATGACACTCGATACAGCAATTTGCGCCAGAGCACGCCAGGCACGGGACCGGCGCTTCGATGGGCGCTTTTTCACTGCGGTAAAAACCACCGGGATTTTCTGCCGTCCCATCTGCCCGGCGCGTGCCCCGCTGGAACGCAACGTCACCTATTTTGCCACCGCAGCGGAAGCGGCAGATGCCGGCTTCAGGCCCTGCCTGCGCTGCCGGCCGGATTGTGCGCCGGGCAGCCCGGCCTGGGGGCTGGTTTCCACCACTGTGCAGCGGGCGCTGAGGCTAATGCGCAGTGAGCGCGAACCCCAGTCTGTGGAAAGGCTCGCAGAACGCCTCGGTATCAGCAGCCGCTACCTGCGCCGTTTATTCGCCGAACACCTGGGGATGCGCCCTCTGGCGGTATGGCAGACAGAGCGCGCGCTGTTTGCCTTCCGCTTATTGCGCGACACCCCTCTGACAATCGCCGAGATCGCCTATGCGTCGGGCTTTAACAGCCTGCGGCGTTTTAACGGGGTCTTTAAGCAGCTCTACCAGCGCACCCCCTCGGAGGTACGCAGAGCGGGCAGTGTCGATGGGGTGGCAAAGGGCACACCCGCACGGGTGCAGCTGTCTCTCGAATATCGCCCGCCACTGCACTGGCCACAGATGCTGGCCTTTCTCGGCACCCGCGCCCTGGCCGGAGTGGAGCATGTGGAAGACGGGGTTTACCAGCGCAGTTTTGAACTGGACCGCTTCCGCGGTGTTCTGCGCGTGACCCATGAGCCGAAACAGCACCGCCTGCTGGTGGAGATCAGCAGCCAGGGGGGCGCCACCAGTCTCTACCTGCTCAACCAGCGCCTGCGCCGCCTGTTTGACCTGGATGCGGACAGCGGTGCAATAGCAGCGGTCTTAAGACGCGATCCCCTCCTGGCCCGCCAGTTGGAAATGGCACCGGGGCTGCGCCTGCCCGGCGCCTGGGACCCCTTTGAGACTGCCCTGCGAGCGATTTTGGGGCAGCAAATCAGCGTGGCCGCAGCCACCACCATTGCCGGGCGCCTTGTAGCCCGCTATGGGACCGCTTTTGTGGATGAGACTGGCACCGAGCACAGTCTGTTTCCCACTCCAGAACAATTGGCGCAGGCGGACTTTGCCGGCCTGGGACTGACCCGCAGCCGCGCAAAAACACTGCGCGGGTTTGTGGCGGCGACACGCGAGGGGCGCATCGATTTTACCCAGCCCTCCCTCGACGCCTGGTGTAAGCAGGTCACTGCACTGCCGGGCATCGGCGACTGGACGGCGCAGTATATTGCCATGCGCAGCCTGTCCATGCCAGACGCCTTTCCCGCTTCGGATCTGGGTATCTTGCAGGCGCTGGGCAGTACCAATGAAAAAGCAACACCCAAAGCGGCTCTGGCAAGGGCCGAGCACTGGCGACCCTGGCGCGCCTACGGCGCCCTGTTGCTGTGGCAGTCATTGAAATCGGGAGAGCGAAGATGA
- a CDS encoding methylated-DNA--[protein]-cysteine S-methyltransferase — MIHYKRYTTDLGEVDIAAGKDGVIALQFHHKTRPLPLAADWQPGATALTDRAAQQLREYLAAKRRHFHLPLAPRGTVFQRRVWEALLAIPYGETRSYTQQAQQLGQPRAIRAVARANGANPVAVVIPCHRVIGANGTLTGYAGGLPLKAHLLTLEGAEFAAPCP, encoded by the coding sequence ATGATCCATTACAAGCGTTACACTACCGACCTGGGAGAAGTAGACATCGCCGCCGGCAAAGACGGTGTTATCGCACTGCAATTCCACCACAAAACACGCCCCCTGCCCCTGGCAGCGGACTGGCAGCCCGGTGCCACAGCGCTGACCGACCGGGCCGCGCAACAGCTACGGGAGTACCTGGCGGCAAAGCGGCGGCACTTCCACCTGCCCCTGGCACCTCGCGGCACCGTATTCCAGCGCCGGGTGTGGGAGGCACTGCTGGCGATTCCCTACGGTGAAACCCGCAGCTATACCCAGCAGGCACAGCAGCTGGGGCAACCGCGGGCCATCCGCGCGGTAGCCCGCGCCAATGGCGCCAACCCTGTGGCGGTGGTGATTCCCTGCCACCGGGTAATCGGCGCCAATGGCACTCTCACAGGCTATGCCGGCGGCCTGCCACTGAAGGCACACCTGCTGACTCTGGAGGGAGCCGAATTTGCAGCTCCGTGCCCCTGA
- a CDS encoding SIMPL domain-containing protein, which yields MNNNNQAGILFAAFLLATGIAAAGHFVSQTLYKSKVALNTAEVKGLAERRVEADTAYWSIQYTVTGKSKSEIPALYKDSEADQNKIISLLKSSGFTDHEIQPGIINYLKKEFRDEDQKLVEEEHILVGEITVETQKVRLVSEVRSNLNTLIAQGLDIKNNPPAYHFTQLNKIKPAMLKEATTNARIAANEFAINAGVEVGGIRSARQGGFVIRDVGENYGDTRKIEKEVRVVTNVTFFLTD from the coding sequence ATGAACAACAATAACCAAGCTGGCATCCTCTTTGCGGCATTTCTTTTGGCTACCGGAATCGCTGCCGCAGGGCACTTTGTCAGCCAGACCCTGTATAAATCGAAAGTTGCCTTAAATACTGCTGAAGTTAAAGGCCTTGCAGAGAGGCGAGTTGAAGCAGATACCGCTTATTGGTCAATACAATACACCGTGACCGGGAAAAGCAAATCGGAAATTCCTGCATTATATAAAGATTCAGAAGCCGACCAGAACAAAATCATCTCTTTACTGAAAAGTAGTGGATTTACCGATCATGAAATACAGCCGGGTATAATAAACTACCTGAAAAAAGAATTTCGGGATGAAGACCAGAAACTGGTTGAGGAGGAACATATACTGGTAGGTGAAATTACAGTTGAAACCCAAAAAGTCCGACTGGTTTCTGAGGTTAGATCCAACCTGAATACACTAATCGCACAAGGGCTTGATATCAAAAATAATCCTCCCGCCTACCACTTTACCCAATTAAATAAAATCAAACCTGCGATGTTGAAAGAGGCAACCACAAATGCCAGGATCGCAGCCAATGAATTCGCCATAAATGCCGGTGTTGAAGTCGGTGGGATAAGAAGCGCACGACAAGGGGGGTTTGTCATACGAGACGTTGGTGAAAACTATGGTGACACCAGAAAAATAGAAAAGGAGGTAAGGGTAGTGACCAATGTTACCTTTTTTCTGACTGATTAA